The proteins below come from a single Oryzias latipes chromosome 14, ASM223467v1 genomic window:
- the klhl13 gene encoding kelch-like protein 13 isoform X4, giving the protein MEHPAHRGETMPLGLHDRSLVEDDDAHMKVALGYGDMGISAHLQASKTGNTRFFTSNTHSSVVLQGFDQLRIEGLLCDVTLVAGDGDEAFPVHRAMMASSSDYFKAMFTGGMKEQDLMCIKLHGVNRIGLKKIIDFIYTAKLSLNMENLQDTLEAASFLQILPVLDFCKVFLISGVSLDNCVEVGRIANTYNLTEVDKYVNNFILKNFPSLLGTGEFVKLPFERLAFVLSSNSLKHCTELDLFKAACRWLRYEEGRMDYASKLMKNIRFPLMNPQELINHVQTVDFMRTDNTCVNLLLEASNYQMMPYMQPVMQSERTAIRSDSAHLVTLGGVLRQQLVVSKELRLFDEKAHEWKALAPMDAPRYQHGIAVIGNFLYVVGGQSNYDTKGKTAVDTVFRYDPRYNKWMQVACLNEKRTFFHLSALKGHLYAVGGRNAAGELATVECYNPRTNEWTYVAKMNEPHYGHAGTVYGGYMYISGGITHDTFQKELMCFDPDADKWTQKAPMTTVRGLHCMCTVGDRLYVIGGNHFRGTSDYDDVLSCEYYSPALDLWTPIAAMLRGQSDVGVAVFENKIYVVGGYSWNNRCMVEIVQKYDPEKDEWQKVFDLPESLGGIRACTLTVFPPEDMSGSPSRESPLSAP; this is encoded by the exons GGATTTGACCAGCTTAGGATAGAAGGTTTGCTCTGTGATGTCACACTGGTGGCAGGAGATGGTGATGAAGCTTTTCCTGTTCATCGCGCTATGATGGCCTCCTCCTCAGACTACTTCAAAGCCATGTTCACAG GTGGAATGAAGGAACAGGATTTAATGTGCATCAAGCTTCATGGAGTAAACAGAATAGGCCTAAAGAAGATCATAGACTTTATCTACACAGCAAAGCTGTCTCTCAATATGGAGAATCTTCAGGACACACTTGAAGCAGCCAGTTTTTTACAAATCCTTCCTGTGCTGGACTTCTGCAAGGTTTTTCTCATTTCTGGG gtgtctCTGGATAACTGTGTAGAAGTGGGGCGCATTGCAAACACTTATAATCTGACAGAGGTGGACAAATATGTGAATAACTTCATCCTGAAGAACTTCCCCTCTTTGCTGGGCACAGGAGAGTTTGTAAAGCTCCCGTTTGAGCGGCTGGCTTTTGTTCTGTCCAGTAATAGTTTAAAGCACTGCACTGAATTGGACCTGTTCAAGGCCGCATGTCGCTGGCTGCGCTACGAAGAAGGTCGAATGGACTACGCTTCAAAGCTCATGAAGAATATTCGCTTTCCCCTCATGAACCCACAGGAGCTCATCAATCATGTGCAGACGGTGGACTTCATGCGCACAGACAACACCTGTGTGAACCTTTTACTGGAAGCTAGCAATTACCAAATGATGCCCTACATGCAGCCGGTCATGCAGTCAGAACGGACAGCCATTCGCTCCGATAGCGCCCACCTGGTCACGTTGGGCGGCGTTCTGCGGCAGCAGCTGGTTGTGAGTAAGGAGTTGCGCCTCTTTGATGAAAAGGCTCATGAGTGGAAGGCGCTGGCACCTATGGACGCCCCTCGTTACCAACACGGCATCGCAGTCATCGGCAATTTCCTATACGTTGTGGGCGGCCAAAGCAACTATGACACCAAAGGAAAAACGGCAGTGGACACGGTGTTCCGGTACGACCCTCGCTACAACAAGTGGATGCAGGTGGCATGCCTTAATGAGAAACGCACCTTCTTCCACCTCAGCGCCCTCAAGGGACATCTGTACGCTGTGGGTGGAAGGAACGCTGCCGGTGAACTTG CTACTGTGGAGTGCTACAACCCAAGGACGAATGAATGGACGTACGTTGCCAAAATGAATGAGCCACATTATGGACATGCTGGAACGGTCTATGGAGGCTATATGTATATATCAG GAGGAATCACTCATGACACCTTTCAGAAGGAGCTTATGTGCTTTGACCCAGATGCGGACAAATGGACTCAGAAAGCCCCCATGACGACGGTGCGGGGCCTGCACTGCATGTGCACGGTGGGCGACCGGCTTTACGTGATCGGGGGCAATCATTTCCGCGGCACCAGCGACTACGACGACGTGCTCAGCTGCGAGTACTACTCGCCGGCGCTGGACTTGTGGACGCCCATCGCCGCCATGCTGCGAGGGCAGAGCGACGTGGGAGTGGCCGTGTTCGAAAACAAGATCTACGTGGTGGGCGGCTACTCGTGGAATAATCGCTGCATGGTAGAAATAGTTCAGAAATACGACCCGGAGAAAGACGAATGGCAAAAAGTGTTTGACTTGCCCGAGTCGCTCGGTGGGATTCGGGCCTGCACGCTGACAGTTTTCCCCCCTGAGGACATGTCGGGCTCGCCCTCTAGAGAATCCCCCCTCTCTGCACCTTGA
- the LOC111948663 gene encoding LRRN4 C-terminal-like protein, with the protein MNSRTTSAMRNLCFLVIISGLLPLRGSSPLPTMSGVPEDHSRLITEDYNNLEEETSAPASTHGRSSQLCDYNPCREDQISCEELRSTGCLCPWFTEEDEVPEAPTLKTVSWNGSEVVVRWCAPNSHVKAYVVTVGGQEKQELGWDKRSSAVDGIRRKAEVCVVARNDAGDSQGSCMVYQPTDSSLLLTAGLIGGGLGFLLLLLLAVLLWRSRRQKRQEAHVSMRNTDGRH; encoded by the coding sequence ATGAACTCCAGGACAACATCTGCCATGAGAAATCTGTGCTTCCTTGTCATAATCTCCGGCCTGCTTCCCCTCAGAGGATCCAGTCCTCTGCCTACAATGTCTGGAGTCCCAGAGGATCACTCCAGGTTGATCACAGAGGATTATAACAACTTGGAGGAGGAAACTTCTGCACCCGCGTCCACACATGGCCGTTCCTCACAGCTGTGCGACTACAATCCGTGTCGTGAAGATCAAATCTCCTGTGAGGAGCTCAGGTCAACCGGCTGCTTGTGCCCGTGGTTCACGGAGGAGGATGAGGTTCCAGAAGCGCCCACCCTCAAAACAGTGTCCTGGAACGGCTCAGAGGTGGTGGTTCGGTGGTGTGCCCCCAACTCCCACGTCAAAGCCTACGTAGTGACAGTTGGAGGACAGGAGAAGCAGGAACTGGGATGGGACAAGCGGAGCAGCGCGGTGGACGGGATAAGGCGTAAAGCAGAAGTCTGTGTGGTGGCCAGGAATGATGctggagacagtcaggggtccTGCATGGTGTACCAGCCTACGGACAGCAGCCTGCTTCTGACGGCGGGGCTCATTGGCGGGGGACTGGgcttcctgctgctcctcctgctggccGTCCTGCTGTGGAGGAGCAGGAGACAAAAGAGACAGGAGGCCCACGTTTCCATGAGGAACACAGACGGCAGACACTGA
- the LOC101156271 gene encoding zinc finger protein with KRAB and SCAN domains 8 → MTSRRAGFGADSSPRKQSISDRVEACFDRKADKYPQSSVTVTSLKSRLAPTIQTAMSAAVDTLLGEVVVVLSETQQELFHKEQENERLKVRLEVSERELKNLQECLCSAQKLIDQLQVSFPGPQAVSQSVFAPSLSSMASMTSGLDRDQQNPRGVNGAGVDLGLGGSVEESLHGFEHRDDFKMCQLSIQPDGSVTNHTLDSFGSPHLCPDSSRPEERQPQGPGGPHRFEIKEEQGPSPGQPSKREAGLSSEGRDVERSSLTMGDINYAQGGGTHPLRHQRAVRGCGSSLQQGRPDGPQKPLPRTSVSRSSPGRAEDSAGPSAPDTAGEPPGDRPHHCLECGKTFRLISSLKKHIRIHTGEKPYPCGVCGRRFRESGALKTHLRIHTGEKPYSCSECGNCFRHLDGLRKHRRTHTGEKPYVCAICGKRLSRLQHLKHHQLIHTGERPCCCPFCNRTFKEPAALRKHIRTHREEGGHMGIGPTEDTDPDALDDINNLHPAAPSPQMRFGEWGATEDDGPVVDCV, encoded by the exons ATGACGTCGAGGCGGGCAGGCTTCGGCGCGGACTCCTCTCCCCGCAAACAGAGCATCTCCGACCGTGTCGAGGCGTGTTTCGACCGCAAAGCAGACAAATACCCCCAGAGCAGCGTGACGGTCACGTCGCTGAAATCCCGCCTGGCTCCGACCATCCAGACCGCTATGTCCGCCGCCGTGGACACGCTGCTGGGGGAGGTAGTGGTGGTGCTGAGCGAGACCCAGCAGGAGCTGTTTCACAAGGAGCAGGAGAACGAACGGCTCAAAGTGCGGCTGGAGGTGTCGGAGAGGGAGCTGAAGAACCTGCAGGAGTGTCTCTGCAGCGCTCAGAAGCTGATCGATCAGCTCCAGGTCTCGTTCCCGGGACCTCAGGCCGTCAGTCAGTCCGTTTTCGCGCCTTCCTTGTCCTCCATGGCTTCCATGACCTCAGGCTTGGACCGGGACCAACAGAACCCCAGGGGTGTGAATGGAGCCGGTGTGGATTTGGGTCTGGGGGGCTCCGTGGAGGAATCTCTGCACGGGTTCGAGCACAGAGATGATTTCAAAATGTGCCAGCTCTCCATCCAGCCGGATGGTTCCGTCACCAACCACACTCTGGACTCCTTTGGGTCTCCTCATCTGTGCCCCGACTCCAGCAGACCAG aggagaGGCAGCCTCAGGGACCAGGGGGACCACATCGATTTGAGATCAAGGAGGAGCAGGGCCCTTCTCCTGGTCAGCCCAGCAAAAGGGAAGCTGGGCTCTCCAGTGAAGGCAGAGATGTGGAAAGGTCATCGTTGACCATGGGGGACATAAATTATGCTCAGGGTGGAGGGACTCACCCACTGCGTCACCAGAGAGCTGTGCGAGGGTGTGGAAGTTCCTTACAGCAGGGCAGACCTGATGGACCGCAGAAACCGCTACCCAGGACTTCTGTAAGCAGGAGCTCGCCAGGCAGAGCGGAGGACTCCGCGGGTCCGTCTGCACCCGACACTGCGGGGGAACCCCCCGGAGACCGTCCCCACCACTGTCTGGAGTGCGGAAAGACCTTCCGCCTGATTTCCAGCCTGAAGAAGCACATCCGGATCCACACCGGAGAGAAGCCCTATCCGTGCGGAGTCTGCGGCCGCCGCTTCCGCGAGTCGGGGGCGCTGAAAACGCACCTGCGCATTCACACGGGCGAGAAACCGTACTCCTGCTCCGAGTGCGGGAACTGCTTCAGGCACCTGGACGGCCTGCGCAAGCACCGGCGCACGCACACGGGGGAGAAGCCCTACGTGTGCGCCATCTGTGGGAAGCGCCTGAGCCGCCTGCAGCACCTCAAGCACCACCAGCTCATCCACACGGGCGAGAGGCCCTGCTGCTGCCCCTTCTGCAACCGCACCTTCAAAGAACCCGCCGCGCTCAGGAAGCACATCCGCACGCACCGAGAGGAAGGAGGCCACATGGGAATCGGTCCCACGGAGGACACGGACCCGGACGCTCTGGATGACATCAACAACCTCCACCCTGCTGCTCCTTCCCCTCAGATGAGGTTTGGAGAGTGGGGCGCCACAGAGGACGACGGCCCGGTTGTGGACTGTGTTTGA